The nucleotide sequence tcctATATTAAATAATATTATTTTGCTGCCTGATGTTAGAATTTATGTCACCATAATTAAGGTTTATTACATGTCTGGTTGTATTGTCCTATGTATAAATTAAATTTACAGAAATGTTCAAGAGAAATAGAATTGGTAGCATTACAAGAATGGATGTGGGTTTGGAAATCAATGCAAATGGTGACAGGGACAAATGggaggcactgtggcacagcagtagagttgctgcctttcagcacttacagtgccagagacccaggttcgatcctgactacaggtgccgtctgtacgaagtttgaatgttctccccgtgaccacgtgggtttttttccgagatcttcggtttcttctcacactccaaagaagtacaggtgattaattaagttaattggcttggtatgaatgtaaaattgtcccgtgtgtgcgtaggattgtgttaatgtgtggggatcgctggtcggtgcgtactcggtgggctgaagggcctttttccgtgctgtatctctaaactaaactaaactataacctgTTAGAAAATGTAAAATCTTACAACCACAAATTGGCGCTTGTTGTAAAGCAATGCTGTGATATTTCATTTCAGTGCAAAGAAATAAtattgaggatgcccatggttaTAATGTTAGATACCTAATCACTAAAGGCACAGCCAAAGTGGAATGCAGCTATTTCACAAATTTCTGCACAGtaaatttacaaatgcatttaGCGTTTCATTGAATTATTGACACACACAAGCCACCGAACACAACACAAATGTCTACTAATCTTTTCACATGCCAGTCCTGCATTTATGACTGGGATTTCTGCTGCCTGTTTAAATGATAGCACCAGTATTGCTTCTATTTAGATCCACAGCAACCTTATTAATAATGTTCAGGCTGATTTCACCATCAAGCAGATTTCAAATGAGCGGAGACAAAGTGAATCGTTAAAATGAATCACTTGTGGAACTGACTTGTGTTAGGCTATGTATTACACCGGCTTATATACAGCAAAATAATTAGTAAGTTGTCATGGAACAAACATCACTGCATTTAGATGAATAAGCTTCACGTATAATCTGTGTTTGTCCTTGTTACAGAGTATACGCAGGATACATGTGAACATTCAGTCTTTAATCCCACAATCTATACATATTTCAGTGACAGAGTGAGGCAAAATGCAAAGAACAGCCCCTTGTATATGTCTAAAGGGTTAAACAGTACAAACAGTCTGGGGTTCATGGCTGCCTTTGGTCTCGAGTCATTCAAAGCAGGCAAGATGAGTTGAATGACTCATGTCAACTGCTGCGATTCTGAGTCTGAATTCAGTATTTTCTGAATGTGTCTGCTTATCTTTATGGGAAACAAAGGCAAGACCTTACCGTCGAGTTCGGAAAGATCAGGAGATTGTTACAATGGGCTAACTGGCACAGTTTGGCTTTATTATGTGGAGCTTCACATGAcggggaggcaggggggggggggggggggggggggggcgggtcaaGAATGCAGACTTGAAAGTCCTATTCTGCACAATTTTTAATCTATTTCAGTCCAAACCCTTTGGCTAGATTCCTTTGCAATGTAATTTGACATTCGGTATATTTATAACATCTGAGCTAACATGTTAATTCATTGTACTTAAAGGGATTTAATACCTTTTTGCTCAAGTGTCAGCATATAAAAGAACAATTGTCCTCTCTGTTAATTAACAGAATACCATCCACTCAGCACAGTACATTACATTTTAAGCCatgacaacagcagcagcagcatatcTTTTCCTCAATGAATTGATTAAAAACAATTTCAATGTAGTGAATAAATACATAATCTAACTTCTAAAGTTTGCAACTTGAGATAGATGATCACCATTTGCTTATATTATTACAAAGAAATTGTACTGTTTTGATGAAGAATGAGAAAATTAAAATTCATTTCAGAGATATGGCTTCTGTTATTCTGCATATCAAACCGTTAGAAaagtccaaggtagacaaaaaaagctggagagactcagcaggtgcagcagcatctatggagcgaaggaataggccaaAAAGTCCATGTGACTGGCTCTCCTACTGAGAAATGTTTAAGAATTGTATTGTAAATGATCTCACGTTATTCATCCGGCACGTTTCAATTGCTTTTAATAACTCAATGCCATAGTAACTGAAAAGGGACCATACAAATTAAATGAGGACATTTATTTTTGCAATGAGACTAACAAATACTAACTGGAAATCCTGAACTGCCAGCACAACCAAGGACAGGCTtggtgatcatttcgctgaacacctctgctcagtctgccttaacctaccttatctcccggttgctcagcagtttaacttcccttcccattcccacactgacctttctgtcctggggctcttccattgtcagagtggggcccagcgcaaattgaaggaacagcatctcatatttcgcttgggcagctgacaccccagcggtatgaagattgacttctctagattcaagtagcccttgcattccctctctcgccattcccttccccttcccagttctccgaccagtcttagtGTCTCcatctacattttatctctgtttgctttgttgttaccttctcccaactaacaatgatctattctacaatttccttgatcttcattccATTTTTGCACCTtacgcttccttatctatacacttccttatatatgtactgcccactcccctgatatcagtctgaagactcaacccgaaacgtcacccattccttctctccagagatgctgcctgtcctgtcctaagttactccagcattctgtgtctatcttcgactgaaaccagcatctgcagttccttcctacacaaaataaaCGTGTGTCCTATCCATTGCTCAGAGATAATCACAAGCTCCACAGGCCAGACACCACAACTGAACTGAGACCTTTCTCTTTTCTgccatcatagtcatacagcatggaaataggccttttgccctactagcccatgccgaccaagatgtcccttctacactagtcccacctgcctgcattcagctcataaccctctaaacctttccgatccatgtacctgtccacatgtcttttaatATATTAGCTTCAAACTCTTTATGGTTACTTCATGAGTTCCCACCACTCTTTCATGCAAGTTGATAAAGTCCGTCTGTCCGTATGTCTCATAAATCATTGGTGCACGCTGGTGGCCTCCAGAATGTTTCCAGATCTTTACTGTGTAATAACCATTGCCCAGGAAGTAGTTTGTAACAAATAAAAAGACACTGTActggtactggagtaactcaatgggtcaggcagcatgtctggagaacatggataggtgacgtttcacagagtgctggattcagctcagcgggtcaggcagcatgtctggagaacatgtacctatccatgtgcctgtccaaatgcccttTTAATGTACTCCACATTTATGAAGTCGAATTGTAAATTGCAGTGAGGGTCAAGCTTATATCTGATCCACAGATTGTGTGTGAGAGCCTTTTAAAAGGCGAGAAGTAAAGAGAGAACATGCATTTCTGTTCAACTTTCATAGCTACGTCCCAAAGTGTTTTACCACTACTGATGGTCTTTCAAATGTGTGGCCCCTGTTGTAATTTAAGAAATGTGCCAGGTTTTTCACCCTGTACAATTCCACAAAGTGCTAGTACCTGACTGCCTCCTTTTGGGTGTCGATATTGAATAAATCTGGTCTGGTTCCAGGGATAGAACCTCCACTCTTTCTGCATTTGGGTCTTTCGGGCCCACTACTGGGAGCAAACATTAATTTGGTttaacggagacacaaggaactgcaaatgctgggtaTTTCttttaaacaaagtgctggaataactcagcaggtcaagcagcatctctggagaacactgatGGGTCACGTTTcaggcatgaagaagggtccctatccaAAACgtcgcatatccatgttctccagagatgctgcctgacccgctgagtcactcctgcaCTTTGCGTCTTCTTTGCATTTGGTTTAAAGTCTTACCCACAAGAGCAACACTTCCTTCATAAAGCTAAGAAGGATCAGACTGGATTTTTGTAGACTTTTAGACCAGACTTTTCCACTCACTCTTTGCCAGTCACACAACACTAATTGCTCTGTTTTTTTTAGTTGtacatttagagatgcagcgagaaaaagtgtcctttggtccaccgagtctgcgccgatcagcgatcaccccatacactagcgctatcctacacactagggaacgatgtacaagtttaccaaagccggttaaccttcaaacctgtacttggatttggagtgtgggaggaaaccagagcacccagagaaaatccacgcggtcacgggaaaaacgtacaaactccacatagacagcacccgtagtcaggatcgaacctgagtctctggcactgtaaggcggcaactgcaccactgccacactgtgccgccctcagtACCCTGGTGCAGTTGAGTATACCCTGGTGTATGCAAGTACCCTGGGTGTAGCTCTTATAGCCTTCCGATGAAGAGGCAAGGGAGCTACTGATTAAAACTGATTGCCTTCAATTCAATTGTTCTACCAATAATGACATTGATTTAAAAACTATTGTCTCTTTCCAATCAATATTATTTTATACAAATAAAtcaatgtggggggtgggtggaatgagctggaggtgagaaaataccTGAACGGGTGGGTTCTGTTAATAAGATGAGAAAAATCACATCTGAATTCAAACTCTTTTAGAACTATGTCTACCTTGTCTGGCATTATAAATGCAATTCTGCAGGGATTGCACAAAGGTGCagcggtagggctgctgcctcacagcaccagtgacccgggttcgatcgtgatcatgggtgctgcctttgtggagtttgtacgttcaccctgtgaccacgtgggtttcctctgggtgctccggttgcctcccacgtcccaaagacgtgcagattggtaggttaattcgcCTCCCTAAATTGCCgctggtgtgtaaggagtggacgttaagtggattaacatagaactagcctaGGGGTGATGAATGgccaatgtggactcagtgggctgaagggcctgtttccaagctgtttctctaaacccacctattctctaaactaaactggatttcATGGGCTGATAGAAATTTCCTTACAAATGTGTATCAAATGATCACATAAGTCTGACGTGATTTGTTAGGCATCATTGTTGGTTTGTTGCGGCCTTTCATTAGTCTACATGGAAGCATTGGCATTAGATCTTTAAGCACATCGTTTTTATCACATTGTATGAAGTTCTGATTTCTCTGATTACACTATTAATTCACAGTTATTATTTAATTTGTGACCATTCACAAGTTATGGTCAGGActgtaaagagagttagatattttACAGAGCATAGAATGGTGGGGCTTTTGGTTCCAGATGAATTACTATTTTACAAATGAAACTTAAGTGAAATAAAGTAAAACACTGACTGTAATCACATTGTGCTCGATAAATTAAATGCGTGAATGATTGCCTTACAATCACTGGCAATCTGGAATGGCATCCATGTGATGCCCATGGATTTCTTCCTCAGTGCTGTTCCTCATGCCTGTGGCATGGTTGGCACATGAATAGAAAGCCCAGCCTCAAAGCTACCATCTGAACAGGTCTCTGATGTAGGACCATAACTTTGTTATCCACAGATTAACCCCTAATTCAGTCAAGTATTGTAGCTCTGGAGTGAGCATTTTCCTGCAGAGTTTTCTATGCTTTCGACTAATGTTCTTCTTCAGGTTGTAGCCCATGATGGAGCGCTCCCCCAGAGGTTGCCACGGCTGCAAGGACGCCTCCTGAATGGCATTTGCATCCACCGGTCGCCCGCCGTCGATGCAGATGGATTGCATATGATCGTTGCGCTCGCGCAGTTGTTCCACGTCATGCTGCATGCGCTCGAAGCCGTACTGCCTCACCTTTCTCCAGAACGTAGCATTGAAGTATCCATACAACATGGTGTCTATCCGGTTCCATCTCGTCGCTTTTTCATATAGCTCTCCGTTCATTCTCGAGATGGTGGAATCCTTCCTTATATTCAACTTAAAATACAGGATGTCGTCCATGTTCCAACACATCACATCCTTCAGGAGAATGAGGGACTCGTCAAAGTACTCAAGAAGCATCACCAACTGGAATCGTTCATCAATGGCTTTGATGTACTTCTCTACTCTGGGGTCACCAAACTCTAAGTTATTGTCATAGCCAAAGTCAAAAAACAACAAGTTCTTCAAGTAATGGGAGTTAAAGCCATTCGGATCATAGTATCGGTCAGGTTCCCTGAGGAATTCGGCGAGCTTGTCCTCCCCACTGATCTTCCAGGTCAAAGGGATCACACGACCAAAGTAATGGAAAGACGATTCAAATAAATAAGCAGGGTTCCTGAGGATGCTGAAGTAGACAGTGTCTTCAGGGAGCAACTTGCGGACCTCTTCACTGTGAAACCTCATGTGGTTACAGATGATGTTGAAGCAAGTGCCCGGCCTGTAGTCCTTCACTTGGCTCCTGTCAAAGAAGGATGGGTAGTAGAAGTCGTTCCGGCCATTGGGAAAAGCAAATTTCAGCCGGTGCCTCTGACCAAAACGGAAGAGGATGTTGAGGATAGTGCTGCTGGC is from Leucoraja erinacea ecotype New England chromosome 25, Leri_hhj_1, whole genome shotgun sequence and encodes:
- the gal3st1a gene encoding galactosylceramide sulfotransferase, translated to MLKQAMQWKSMCKGLVLGTLLTTCMILLYSFAAPPHQLNLQEVPVPYSCSYKPVHPRIVPQINNTLSMLEQSKACTPKEDIMFMKTHKTASSTILNILFRFGQRHRLKFAFPNGRNDFYYPSFFDRSQVKDYRPGTCFNIICNHMRFHSEEVRKLLPEDTVYFSILRNPAYLFESSFHYFGRVIPLTWKISGEDKLAEFLREPDRYYDPNGFNSHYLKNLLFFDFGYDNNLEFGDPRVEKYIKAIDERFQLVMLLEYFDESLILLKDVMCWNMDDILYFKLNIRKDSTISRMNGELYEKATRWNRIDTMLYGYFNATFWRKVRQYGFERMQHDVEQLRERNDHMQSICIDGGRPVDANAIQEASLQPWQPLGERSIMGYNLKKNISRKHRKLCRKMLTPELQYLTELGVNLWITKLWSYIRDLFRW